The following proteins come from a genomic window of Cyanobacteriota bacterium:
- a CDS encoding DUF2555 domain-containing protein, with translation MQQTTVFSRDIATMTAADVEALAMRLENDHYTSPFAALDDWHCLRAIAFQRPELVEPYLHLLDLEAYDES, from the coding sequence ATGCAACAAACCACAGTATTTTCTCGAGACATTGCTACCATGACGGCAGCAGATGTAGAAGCACTCGCCATGCGGTTAGAGAATGATCACTACACCAGTCCGTTTGCAGCACTGGATGATTGGCACTGCCTGCGAGCGATCGCCTTTCAGCGGCCAGAACTGGTTGAACCATACCTGCACTTGCTGGATTTAGAAGCCTATGACGAATCCTGA
- the coaBC gene encoding bifunctional phosphopantothenoylcysteine decarboxylase/phosphopantothenate--cysteine ligase CoaBC: protein MTNPDGVVSGRRVLIGITGGIAAYKLCEVISTLAKAGADVRVVMTSTAEEFITPLTIATLSRRAAYTDQSFWQPTHGRPLHIELGEWADVLIIAPLSANTLAKLAQGIADNLLTNVVLASTCPVLLVPAMNNVMWQQASVQRNWQLLLADSRYHGIAPEPGVLACTPVDAPVPKTPGRMAEPATILAYITSLLYTVGRRDLLGKRLLISAGGTREHLDPVRFLGNPASGKMGVALAQAAAHRGAIVILVHAPLLMPYPCLPESVQMVPVLTAEEMRHALLEHVLNVDWVLMAAAVADVKPATYSATKLAKADLPEQLPLVPVPDIVAELAMLKQPHQCLVGFAAQTGDVVTPAKDKLLRKGLDVIVANPIDQADSGFGSDRNQAIVLDKTGRQIAIAPCTKLELAHQIIDIVQTLQLSP, encoded by the coding sequence ATGACGAATCCTGACGGGGTAGTCAGTGGTAGACGAGTGCTCATCGGCATTACAGGTGGAATTGCCGCTTATAAGCTCTGTGAGGTAATTTCTACTTTGGCGAAGGCGGGGGCTGATGTGCGAGTTGTGATGACCAGCACCGCTGAGGAATTTATTACGCCGCTGACGATCGCCACCCTCAGTCGCCGTGCAGCCTATACCGATCAGAGTTTTTGGCAGCCTACGCATGGACGACCTCTGCATATCGAGCTAGGCGAGTGGGCAGATGTCTTGATCATTGCTCCCCTCAGTGCTAATACCCTCGCCAAGTTAGCTCAGGGTATTGCTGATAATCTACTGACCAATGTAGTGCTGGCTTCTACATGTCCAGTATTGCTAGTACCAGCAATGAACAACGTCATGTGGCAACAGGCATCTGTGCAGCGCAATTGGCAGCTCTTACTGGCGGATTCTCGCTACCATGGTATTGCTCCTGAGCCAGGTGTGCTGGCTTGCACTCCGGTAGATGCTCCTGTGCCTAAGACTCCTGGACGCATGGCAGAACCCGCCACCATCCTGGCATATATTACCTCCCTGCTATATACCGTTGGTCGTCGTGATTTGCTAGGCAAGCGTCTATTGATCAGCGCGGGGGGTACCCGTGAGCATTTGGATCCAGTGCGATTTCTGGGTAACCCGGCTAGTGGCAAGATGGGGGTCGCCCTTGCCCAAGCTGCTGCCCATCGGGGGGCGATCGTAATCCTTGTCCATGCTCCACTACTAATGCCATACCCATGCTTACCAGAGTCGGTGCAGATGGTGCCAGTGCTGACGGCTGAAGAGATGCGTCATGCCTTGCTAGAGCATGTGTTGAATGTGGATTGGGTATTGATGGCGGCAGCAGTTGCCGATGTAAAGCCAGCAACCTATAGCGCGACGAAACTTGCCAAGGCCGACTTGCCGGAGCAATTGCCCCTTGTCCCTGTGCCTGATATTGTGGCAGAGTTAGCCATGTTAAAACAGCCCCATCAATGCTTAGTGGGTTTTGCTGCCCAAACAGGTGATGTTGTTACTCCAGCGAAAGATAAGCTTCTGCGCAAGGGCTTGGATGTGATAGTTGCTAATCCTATTGACCAGGCTGATAGCGGTTTTGGCAGCGATCGCAATCAAGCGATTGTGCTGGACAAAACAGGCAGACAGATTGCGATCGCCCCCTGTACCAAGCTTGAACTAGCTCACCAGATTATTGACATCGTGCAAACCCTGCAATTGTCGCCATAA